Proteins from one Escherichia coli genomic window:
- the mipA gene encoding scaffolding protein MipA has protein sequence MTKLKLLALGVLIATSAGVAHAEGKFSLGAGVGVVEHPYKDYDTDVYPVPVINYEGDNFWFRGLGGGYYLWNDATDKLSITAYWSPLYFKAKDSGDHQMRHLDDRKSTMMAGLSYAHFTQYGYLRTTLAGDTLDNSNGIIWDMAWLYRYTNGGLTVTPGIGVQWNSENQNEYYYGVSRKESARSGLRGYNPNDSWSPYLELSASYNFLGDWSVYGTARYTRLSDEVTDSPMVDKSWTGLISTGITYKF, from the coding sequence GTGACCAAACTCAAACTTCTGGCACTTGGAGTGCTTATCGCAACGTCTGCAGGCGTAGCGCACGCTGAAGGTAAATTTTCCCTGGGCGCAGGCGTAGGTGTCGTTGAACACCCATATAAAGATTACGATACCGATGTTTACCCAGTACCGGTAATCAACTATGAAGGCGATAACTTCTGGTTCCGTGGCTTAGGTGGTGGTTACTACCTGTGGAATGACGCAACGGATAAACTTTCAATTACCGCTTACTGGTCGCCGCTTTACTTCAAAGCTAAAGACAGTGGCGATCACCAAATGCGTCACCTGGATGACCGTAAGAGCACCATGATGGCTGGTCTGTCTTATGCTCACTTTACCCAGTACGGTTACCTGCGTACCACCCTGGCTGGCGATACCCTGGATAACAGCAACGGCATCATCTGGGATATGGCCTGGTTGTATCGTTACACCAACGGCGGCCTGACCGTAACCCCGGGTATCGGTGTGCAGTGGAACAGCGAAAACCAGAACGAATACTATTATGGCGTATCGCGTAAAGAGTCTGCGCGCAGCGGTCTGCGCGGCTATAACCCGAATGACAGCTGGAGCCCTTACCTGGAGCTGAGTGCCAGCTACAACTTCCTCGGTGACTGGAGTGTTTACGGTACCGCGCGCTACACCCGTCTGTCTGATGAAGTTACTGACAGCCCAATGGTGGATAAATCCTGGACTGGCCTGATTTCTACCGGGATCACCTACAAATTCTGA
- the yeaG gene encoding protein kinase YeaG: protein MNIFDHYRQRYEAAKDEEFTLQEFLTTCRQDRSAYANAAERLLMAIGEPVMVDTAQEPRLSRLFSNRVIARYPAFEEFYGMEDAIEQIVSYLKHAAQGLEEKKQILYLLGPVGGGKSSLAERLKSLMQLVPIYVLSANGERSPVNDHPFCLFNPQEDAQILEKEYGIPRRYLGTIMSPWAAKRLHEFGGDITKFRVVKVWPSILQQIAIAKTEPGDENNQDISALVGKVDIRKLEHYAQNDPDAYGYSGALCRANQGIMEFVEMFKAPIKVLHPLLTATQEGNYNGTEGISALPFNGIILAHSNESEWVTFRNNKNNEAFLDRVYIVKVPYCLRISEEIKIYEKLLNHSELTHAPCAPGTLETLSRFSILSRLKEPENSSIYSKMRVYDGESLKDTDPKAKSYQEYRDYAGVDEGMNGLSTRFAFKILSRVFNFDHVEVAANPVHLFYVLEQQIEREQFPQEQAERYLEFLKGYLIPKYAEFIGKEIQTAYLESYSEYGQNIFDRYVTYADFWIQDQEYRDPDTGQLFDRESLNAELEKIEKPAGISNPKDFRNEIVNFVLRARANNSGRNPNWTSYEKLRTVIEKKMFSNTEELLPVISFNAKTSTDEQKKHDDFVDRMMEKGYTRKQVRLLCEWYLRVRKSS from the coding sequence ATGAATATATTCGATCACTATCGCCAGCGATATGAAGCTGCCAAGGACGAAGAGTTCACACTGCAGGAGTTTCTTACCACTTGTCGGCAAGATCGCAGTGCTTATGCCAACGCGGCTGAGCGGCTATTGATGGCTATCGGTGAGCCTGTCATGGTCGATACAGCCCAGGAACCCAGACTTTCTCGACTCTTTTCTAACCGGGTCATTGCACGTTACCCGGCCTTTGAAGAGTTTTACGGCATGGAAGACGCGATTGAACAGATTGTCTCTTATCTGAAACACGCGGCTCAGGGGCTGGAGGAGAAGAAACAAATCCTGTATCTGCTGGGGCCTGTGGGTGGGGGTAAATCATCGCTTGCTGAGCGACTGAAATCATTAATGCAGCTCGTGCCGATCTATGTATTAAGCGCTAACGGTGAGCGGAGCCCGGTCAACGATCATCCGTTCTGTCTTTTCAATCCGCAAGAAGATGCGCAGATTCTGGAAAAAGAGTATGGCATTCCTCGACGCTATCTTGGCACCATCATGTCGCCGTGGGCAGCAAAACGCCTGCATGAATTTGGTGGCGATATTACTAAGTTCCGGGTGGTAAAGGTCTGGCCGTCAATTCTGCAACAAATTGCTATCGCCAAAACGGAACCTGGCGATGAGAACAACCAGGACATCTCAGCGCTGGTAGGGAAAGTCGATATCCGTAAACTCGAACACTACGCGCAGAACGATCCGGACGCCTACGGATATTCTGGTGCACTATGCCGCGCCAACCAGGGGATCATGGAGTTTGTCGAGATGTTTAAAGCACCGATTAAAGTGCTGCATCCCCTGTTAACCGCCACTCAGGAAGGTAACTACAACGGGACGGAAGGTATCTCCGCCCTGCCGTTTAACGGGATTATTCTCGCCCATTCGAACGAATCCGAATGGGTCACTTTCCGTAATAACAAGAACAACGAAGCCTTCCTCGATCGTGTTTATATCGTGAAGGTGCCATATTGCTTGCGTATTTCCGAAGAGATCAAAATCTACGAGAAATTGCTTAATCACAGTGAACTGACTCACGCCCCATGCGCACCTGGCACGCTGGAAACGCTGTCTCGTTTTTCCATTCTTTCGCGTCTGAAAGAGCCGGAAAACTCCAGCATTTATTCGAAGATGCGGGTTTATGATGGCGAAAGTCTGAAAGACACCGATCCGAAAGCCAAGTCGTATCAGGAATATCGTGACTACGCAGGCGTTGATGAAGGGATGAACGGTCTGTCCACGCGTTTTGCGTTTAAGATCCTCTCTCGCGTGTTCAACTTCGACCACGTGGAAGTGGCAGCAAACCCTGTTCATCTGTTCTACGTCCTGGAACAGCAGATCGAGCGCGAGCAGTTCCCTCAGGAGCAGGCTGAGCGTTATCTCGAGTTCCTGAAAGGTTACTTGATTCCGAAATATGCCGAGTTTATCGGTAAAGAGATTCAGACTGCGTATCTTGAATCCTATTCTGAATATGGACAAAACATTTTTGACCGTTATGTCACGTATGCAGATTTCTGGATTCAGGATCAGGAGTATCGCGACCCGGATACCGGGCAGCTATTTGACCGCGAATCTCTCAACGCTGAGCTGGAGAAAATTGAGAAACCGGCGGGGATCAGTAATCCAAAAGATTTCCGCAACGAGATTGTCAACTTCGTACTGCGCGCCAGAGCGAATAACAGCGGACGCAATCCGAACTGGACCAGCTATGAAAAACTGCGCACGGTTATTGAGAAGAAAATGTTCTCTAATACCGAGGAGCTGTTGCCAGTTATTTCGTTTAACGCCAAAACGTCAACCGACGAGCAGAAGAAACACGACGATTTTGTCGACCGTATGATGGAAAAAGGCTACACCCGTAAACAGGTGCGTTTACTGTGCGAATGGTATTTGCGCGTACGTAAATCGTCTTAA
- the cdgI gene encoding sensor domain-containing diguanylate cyclase, whose amino-acid sequence MIRSTRISLGLFFNYFLSSTKIDPGQNHISLSSIKSSTHIALLFMASMGTQKLKAQGFFIFSLLLTLILFCITTLYNENTNVKLIPQMNYLMVVVALFFLNAVIFLFMLMKYFTNKQILPTLILSLAFLSGLIYLVETIVIIHKPINGSTLIQTKSNDVSIFYIFRQLSFICLTSLALFCYGKDNILDNNKKKTGILLLALIPFLVFPLLAHNLSSYNADYSLYVVDYCPDNHTATWGINYTKILVCLWAFLLFFIIMRTRLASELWPLIALLCLASLCCNLLLLTLDEYNYTIWYISRGIEVSSKLFVVSFLIYNIFQELQLSSKLAVHDVLTNIYNRRYFFNSVESLLSRPVVKDFCVMLVDINQFKRINAQWGHRVGDKVLVSIVDIIQQSIRSDDILARLEGEVFGLLFTELNSAQAKIIAERMRKNVELLTGFSNRYDVPEQMTISIGTVFSTGDTRNISLVMTEADKALREAKSEGGNKVIIHHI is encoded by the coding sequence ATGATTCGGTCAACACGTATTTCCCTGGGGTTATTCTTTAATTATTTTTTATCGTCAACGAAAATTGATCCTGGTCAAAACCATATATCTCTGTCATCAATAAAATCCAGCACTCACATTGCTCTCCTTTTTATGGCTTCTATGGGTACACAAAAATTAAAAGCTCAAGGCTTTTTTATTTTCAGCTTATTGCTGACGTTAATTTTATTTTGCATTACTACCTTATATAACGAAAACACGAATGTAAAACTCATCCCACAGATGAATTACCTGATGGTTGTTGTGGCTTTGTTTTTCCTTAACGCCGTCATTTTTCTTTTCATGTTAATGAAGTATTTCACTAACAAACAAATTTTACCAACACTCATTTTAAGCCTTGCATTTTTAAGTGGCCTTATCTATTTAGTTGAAACCATTGTAATTATCCATAAACCAATCAACGGCAGTACACTGATCCAGACAAAGTCGAATGATGTTTCTATTTTCTATATTTTCCGCCAACTCAGTTTCATTTGTTTAACCTCGCTGGCGCTCTTTTGTTATGGGAAAGACAACATCCTTGACAACAATAAGAAAAAAACTGGCATTCTGTTGCTGGCGCTGATTCCTTTTTTAGTTTTTCCCCTTCTGGCACACAATCTGAGCAGTTATAACGCTGACTATTCTTTGTATGTCGTCGATTACTGTCCGGACAACCATACTGCGACCTGGGGAATCAACTATACAAAAATATTGGTTTGTTTGTGGGCATTTTTACTGTTCTTTATTATCATGCGTACACGATTAGCCAGCGAACTATGGCCGTTAATAGCATTATTATGTCTGGCATCGCTATGCTGCAACTTACTTCTACTGACTCTGGATGAGTATAATTACACCATCTGGTATATCAGTCGCGGGATTGAAGTTTCCAGTAAACTGTTTGTTGTGTCTTTTCTGATTTATAACATTTTTCAGGAACTGCAACTCTCCAGCAAACTGGCAGTTCATGATGTACTGACCAATATTTATAATCGGCGCTACTTTTTCAACAGCGTAGAGTCATTATTGTCGCGACCTGTTGTTAAGGACTTTTGTGTCATGCTGGTTGATATTAATCAGTTCAAGCGCATCAATGCCCAATGGGGACATCGTGTGGGTGATAAAGTGCTGGTTTCAATTGTCGATATTATCCAGCAAAGCATCCGCTCCGATGATATTTTAGCGCGACTGGAGGGTGAGGTGTTTGGCTTGCTATTTACCGAACTCAATAGTGCCCAGGCAAAAATCATTGCGGAACGTATGCGTAAAAATGTCGAACTCCTGACCGGTTTTAGTAACAGATATGATGTTCCTGAACAAATGACCATCAGTATTGGCACGGTTTTTTCAACGGGTGACACGCGTAATATCTCGCTTGTCATGACGGAAGCAGATAAAGCCTTACGCGAAGCGAAAAGCGAGGGGGGCAACAAAGTGATTATTCATCATATTTAA
- the yeaH gene encoding YeaH/YhbH family protein — MTWFIDRRLNGKNKSMVNRQRFLRRYKAQIKQSISEAINKRSVTDVDSGESVSIPTEDISEPMFHQGRGGLRHRVHPGNDHFVQNDRIERPQGGGGGSGSGQGQASQDGEGQDEFVFQISKDEYLDLLFEDLALPNLKQNQQRQLTEYKTHRAGYTANGVPANISVVRSLQNSLARRTAMTAGKRRELHALEENLAIISNSEPAQLLEEERLRKEIAELRAKIERVPFIDTFDLRYKNYEKRPDPSSQAVMFCLMDVSGSMDQSTKDMAKRFYILLYLFLSRTYKNVEVVYIRHHTQAKEVDEHEFFYSQETGGTIVSSALKLMDEVVKERYNPAQWNIYAAQASDGDNWADDSPLCHEILAKKLLPVVRYYSYIEITRRAHQTLWREYEHLQSTFDNFAMQHIRDQDDIYPVFRELFHKQNATAKD; from the coding sequence ATGACCTGGTTTATTGACCGGCGTCTGAACGGCAAAAACAAAAGCATGGTGAATCGCCAGCGTTTTTTACGCCGTTATAAAGCGCAAATTAAACAGTCGATCTCCGAGGCCATTAATAAGCGTTCGGTGACTGACGTCGACAGCGGCGAGTCCGTATCCATTCCAACGGAAGATATTAGCGAACCGATGTTTCATCAGGGACGTGGCGGCCTGCGCCACCGCGTTCATCCGGGCAATGACCATTTCGTCCAGAACGACCGCATTGAACGCCCCCAGGGCGGCGGCGGTGGTTCCGGCAGTGGTCAGGGCCAGGCCAGCCAGGATGGTGAAGGTCAGGATGAATTTGTCTTTCAGATTTCGAAAGATGAGTATCTTGATCTGCTCTTTGAAGATTTGGCCTTACCGAATCTGAAACAAAACCAACAACGCCAGCTGACCGAATATAAAACGCATCGGGCGGGTTATACCGCTAACGGCGTTCCTGCCAATATCAGCGTTGTGCGTTCATTGCAGAACTCACTGGCGCGACGCACAGCCATGACGGCGGGCAAGCGGCGGGAACTTCATGCGCTGGAAGAGAATTTGGCCATCATCAGCAACAGTGAGCCTGCGCAACTGCTGGAAGAGGAACGTCTGCGCAAAGAAATTGCAGAATTACGTGCCAAAATTGAACGCGTCCCTTTTATTGACACCTTCGATTTACGTTACAAGAACTACGAAAAACGACCCGATCCCTCCAGCCAGGCAGTGATGTTTTGCCTGATGGACGTTTCGGGTTCAATGGATCAGTCCACTAAAGATATGGCTAAGCGTTTTTATATTCTGCTGTATCTGTTCCTTAGCAGAACGTATAAGAACGTGGAAGTCGTTTACATCCGGCACCATACCCAGGCGAAAGAAGTCGATGAACATGAGTTTTTCTACTCACAGGAAACTGGCGGTACCATTGTTTCCAGCGCCCTGAAACTGATGGATGAGGTGGTGAAAGAGCGTTATAACCCGGCGCAATGGAATATTTACGCGGCACAAGCATCGGACGGCGATAACTGGGCCGATGACTCTCCACTTTGCCATGAAATCCTGGCGAAAAAATTATTGCCCGTTGTTCGTTATTACAGCTATATCGAAATTACCCGTCGCGCTCATCAGACACTGTGGCGAGAATATGAACATCTGCAATCTACTTTCGACAATTTTGCGATGCAGCATATCCGCGACCAGGATGATATTTATCCGGTGTTCCGTGAACTGTTTCATAAACAAAATGCAACAGCTAAAGACTAA
- the yeaE gene encoding methylglyoxal reductase YeaE, which produces MQQKMIQFSGDVSLPAIGQGTWYMGEDASQRKTEVAALRAGIELGLTLIDTAEMYADGGAEKVVGEALIGLRENVFLVSKVYPWNAGGQKAVNACEASLRRLNTDYLDLYLLHWSGSFALEETVAAMEKLIAQGKVRRWGVSNLDYADMQELWQLPGGNQCATNQVLYHLGSRGIEYDLLPWCQKQQMPVMAYSPLAQAGRLRNGLLKNAVVNEIAHAHNISAAQVLLAWVISHQGVMAIPKAATVAHVQQNAAVLEVELSSAELVMLDKAYPAPKGKTALDMV; this is translated from the coding sequence ATGCAACAAAAAATGATTCAATTTAGTGGCGATGTCTCACTGCCAGCCATAGGGCAGGGAACATGGTATATGGGCGAAGATGCCAGTCAGCGTAAAACAGAAGTTGCTGCACTACGCGCGGGCATTGAACTCGGTTTAACCCTCATTGATACCGCCGAAATGTATGCCGATGGCGGTGCCGAAAAAGTGGTTGGGGAAGCATTAATCGGTCTGCGTGAGAACGTCTTTCTCGTCTCTAAAGTCTATCCGTGGAATGCTGGCGGGCAAAAAGCGGTAAATGCATGCGAAGCCAGTTTACGCCGTCTCAATACTGATTATCTCGATCTCTACTTATTACACTGGTCTGGCAGTTTCGCTCTCGAAGAGACTGTCGCAGCGATGGAAAAATTGATCGCCCAGGGAAAAGTCCGCCGCTGGGGCGTTTCTAACCTTGATTATGCCGATATGCAGGAACTCTGGCAGCTGCCGGGGGGAAATCAGTGTGCCACTAATCAGGTGCTTTACCATCTCGGTTCACGAGGGATTGAGTACGATCTACTTCCCTGGTGCCAGAAACAGCAGATGCCGGTGATGGCTTACAGTCCATTAGCCCAGGCCGGGCGGTTGCGCAATGGACTGTTAAAAAATGCGGTAGTCAACGAAATTGCACATGCTCACAATATCAGTGCGGCACAAGTATTGTTGGCGTGGGTAATCAGCCATCAGGGTGTGATGGCGATTCCAAAAGCGGCAACTGTCGCACATGTCCAACAAAATGCGGCTGTGCTTGAGGTTGAACTTTCGTCAGCGGAATTAGTTATGCTGGATAAAGCGTATCCGGCACCAAAAGGAAAAACTGCGCTGGATATGGT